One window of Ignavibacteriales bacterium genomic DNA carries:
- a CDS encoding HD domain-containing protein produces MPKSATIKKNFIKDREKSFKDPELLKDSFKFCVAYSLLVEEYIFKIFEGQKFNFVIASVGSFSRRELSPNSDIDLMFIVESIEENVDPIQKCIHQLWDCGIEVSHTVRDFTDIDKYLADDLHAFTQFFETRLLLGDEKIYNKWQTQLFDCLDEKNQPALIFQFFEDTQKRYQKYGSSSKMLEPNVKYSAGGLRDLQAVEWIYSLKNKISLTSQNEITQTENFFNILRGKKHASQKEYKKVLESYKFILHIRNLMHLLTKQRNDRLEFTSQEKIAHHLSYKGKSSVVNFMQSYFDASNRISRFFKTMTRRIEEEITDPLSQFLAIQLDEDFFLKGNSLSIVNNRELSLSDILRLFYYRGLHNGRFDENLRSLVIECVEHLENSELDESESSVFFREILRLPKNVGETLFHMNELGVLSLVLPEYKELNGFFQPGVYHNFTADEHTIVAISNVENLVKQETQLGRLFTGLKEREILFLAILFHDIAKPISVSGHEILGAEIASSEMYRMGYEEEEVDQVKFLVANHLVMEQVAFRRNLNDPETLNNFTSKFNSVLQLDLLYLVTYADLSAVNPVVWTEWKSNLLDELFRKTRAMLEEQVSGEELLYSSIIKFPQAIGEMNASLQDHIDSINDMSYTQVFTEDEIALHLEEIEKGSNISTFFKELNTFTNITIIAKDAPMLLSKLCGVLSINDLNIHDARIFTRKDGVVIDSFAVTDFRTHKLVEPERYDKISKDLNAVMDGSLQLLQEFTKLKSKWWRIENKFFKRSGKVKVVFEEHEKFSILDIFSPDRLGLLYQITRKMGELGLSIFFAKISTKADDVVDSFYLLDRNGKKVSPNDYEFIKAELTAAIEQIL; encoded by the coding sequence ATGCCTAAATCTGCAACCATAAAAAAGAATTTTATTAAAGATCGGGAGAAGAGTTTTAAAGATCCTGAGCTGTTGAAAGATTCTTTTAAGTTTTGTGTCGCGTACAGTCTTTTAGTTGAAGAGTACATATTTAAAATATTCGAAGGACAGAAATTCAATTTTGTTATTGCGTCAGTCGGCAGTTTTAGCAGAAGAGAGCTTTCACCAAACTCCGATATTGATTTAATGTTTATTGTTGAATCGATTGAAGAGAATGTTGATCCGATACAAAAATGTATTCATCAGTTGTGGGATTGCGGTATAGAAGTATCTCACACGGTACGGGATTTTACAGACATCGATAAATACCTTGCAGATGATTTACATGCTTTCACTCAATTTTTTGAAACACGTTTGTTGTTAGGCGATGAAAAAATTTATAACAAATGGCAAACGCAGTTATTTGATTGTCTTGATGAAAAAAATCAACCTGCTTTAATCTTTCAATTTTTTGAAGATACTCAAAAGCGATATCAAAAGTATGGCAGCTCTTCAAAAATGCTTGAACCAAATGTAAAATATTCTGCCGGCGGCTTGCGCGATTTGCAAGCGGTAGAATGGATTTATTCATTGAAGAATAAAATTTCTTTAACCAGCCAGAATGAAATAACCCAGACGGAAAACTTTTTTAATATTCTTCGCGGAAAGAAACACGCTTCACAAAAGGAATATAAAAAAGTGCTGGAGAGTTATAAATTTATTCTGCATATCCGTAACCTGATGCACCTTTTAACTAAGCAAAGGAATGACCGGCTGGAATTCACTTCCCAGGAAAAAATAGCGCATCATTTAAGTTACAAAGGAAAATCATCCGTTGTTAATTTTATGCAAAGCTACTTTGATGCTTCCAATAGAATTAGCCGGTTCTTTAAAACAATGACACGCAGGATTGAAGAAGAAATTACAGATCCGCTTTCCCAGTTTTTAGCAATTCAACTTGACGAAGATTTTTTTCTTAAAGGAAATAGTCTTTCCATCGTTAATAATAGAGAACTTTCTCTTTCGGATATATTAAGACTATTTTATTATCGTGGTTTGCACAACGGCAGATTTGATGAAAATCTTCGCTCGCTTGTAATTGAATGTGTAGAGCATCTTGAAAATTCTGAATTAGATGAATCCGAATCTTCAGTTTTCTTTAGAGAAATTTTAAGACTGCCCAAAAATGTTGGGGAAACTCTTTTTCATATGAATGAATTGGGTGTTTTAAGTTTGGTGCTGCCGGAATATAAAGAGTTGAATGGATTTTTCCAACCTGGAGTTTACCACAATTTTACGGCTGATGAACATACTATTGTAGCAATCTCAAATGTAGAAAATCTTGTTAAGCAGGAAACTCAGCTTGGTAGACTTTTTACTGGGTTGAAAGAAAGAGAAATTCTTTTTCTTGCCATTCTCTTCCACGATATTGCTAAACCAATTAGTGTATCCGGTCACGAAATTCTTGGTGCCGAGATTGCATCTTCTGAAATGTATCGTATGGGTTATGAGGAGGAAGAAGTTGACCAGGTAAAATTTCTCGTAGCAAATCATTTGGTAATGGAGCAGGTTGCTTTCCGTAGAAATCTTAACGATCCTGAAACATTAAATAACTTCACCTCAAAATTTAATTCCGTATTGCAATTGGATCTACTTTATCTTGTTACTTATGCAGATCTTTCGGCAGTTAATCCAGTTGTTTGGACCGAATGGAAAAGCAATTTGCTGGATGAATTATTTCGTAAAACCCGCGCCATGCTGGAAGAACAAGTATCCGGCGAAGAACTTCTCTATTCAAGCATTATCAAGTTTCCTCAAGCTATAGGTGAAATGAACGCCTCACTTCAGGATCATATTGATTCTATTAATGATATGAGCTATACGCAAGTTTTTACTGAAGATGAAATCGCCCTACATTTAGAAGAAATTGAAAAAGGATCAAATATCTCCACCTTCTTTAAGGAATTAAATACTTTTACAAATATTACCATCATTGCTAAAGATGCTCCGATGCTGCTTTCAAAATTGTGCGGTGTTCTTTCTATAAATGATTTGAACATCCACGATGCAAGAATATTTACACGTAAGGATGGAGTTGTAATAGATAGTTTTGCAGTAACAGATTTTAGAACTCATAAACTTGTAGAGCCTGAAAGGTATGATAAAATAAGCAAGGATCTGAATGCCGTTATGGATGGTTCTCTTCAGCTTTTACAGGAATTTACAAAACTGAAATCCAAATGGTGGAGAATTGAAAATAAATTCTTCAAGCGGTCTGGTAAGGTGAAAGTAGTTTTTGAAGAACATGAAAAATTTTCGATACTGGATATTTTTTCTCCGGACAGATTAGGTTTGCTTTACCAGATTACAAGAAAAATGGGCGAACTTGGTCTATCAATTTTCTTTGCAAAAATTTCCACAAAAGCTGATGATGTAGTTGATTCATTTTATCTTCTGGATCGTAACGGAAAAAAAGTTTCTCCAAATGATTACGAGTTTATTAAAGCTGAACTGACAGCAGCGATTGAACAAATTTTATAA
- the murI gene encoding glutamate racemase yields the protein MNFMEKEKPIGVFDSGIGGLTVVKRIISILPLENIVYFGDTARVPYGSKSNSTVIEYAIQDAKFLLNKNVKVIVVACNTVSSVALSELRNRFSVPVIGMIEPGALMAIENTKSGKIGVIGTSATINNKAYSKEINRLDPKARVFEKACPLFVPLAEEGWIDHPATYLIAEEYLQEIKEQDIDTLVLGCTHYPILAKVIRQVVGDKVTLIDSGIAAAKVLASELDRTNLHTNANSLGLQDYFVSDIPQKFKEISEIFMGRTLEHIKKVDLETLISFYQR from the coding sequence ATGAATTTTATGGAAAAGGAAAAACCAATCGGAGTTTTTGATTCTGGTATTGGCGGTTTAACAGTTGTAAAAAGAATAATCTCAATCCTGCCATTAGAAAACATTGTTTACTTTGGCGATACCGCCCGCGTTCCTTATGGTTCAAAATCAAATTCTACTGTAATTGAATATGCAATCCAGGATGCGAAATTTCTTTTGAATAAAAATGTTAAAGTAATTGTTGTTGCCTGCAATACTGTATCTTCGGTTGCTTTGAGCGAATTACGAAATCGATTCAGTGTTCCTGTAATTGGAATGATTGAACCCGGCGCTTTGATGGCAATTGAAAATACAAAGAGCGGAAAGATTGGTGTAATTGGTACAAGCGCAACAATTAATAATAAAGCTTATTCTAAAGAAATTAATCGCCTCGATCCTAAAGCCCGGGTTTTTGAAAAAGCCTGCCCACTATTTGTTCCATTGGCTGAAGAAGGTTGGATTGATCATCCTGCAACGTATTTGATTGCTGAAGAATATTTGCAGGAAATTAAAGAACAGGATATTGATACTCTGGTTTTAGGATGTACACATTATCCAATCCTTGCAAAAGTAATCCGGCAGGTTGTAGGTGATAAAGTAACTTTAATTGATTCCGGAATTGCCGCTGCAAAAGTACTTGCAAGTGAATTGGATAGAACAAATCTTCACACAAATGCTAACTCGCTTGGTTTACAGGATTACTTTGTAAGTGATATACCCCAGAAGTTCAAAGAGATTTCCGAAATTTTTATGGGAAGAACTTTAGAGCATATTAAAAAAGTAGATCTGGAAACTTTAATTTCGTTTTATCAGCGATAA